TGTTAATTCTACAATCTTTCTATTACACATCAAAGGCACAAAACTGCGGTTGTTCGTCAGAGCTATGTTGTAGTCAGTTTGGATTTTGTGGTAACACATCAGACTATTGCGGCGTAGGCTGTCAACAAGGGCCTTGTTTTGCTCCTCCTCCCGCAAATGGTGTCTCTGTGGCCGAGATTGTTACGCCAGATTTCTTCAATGGAATCATTAGTCAATCCGAGTCTAGTTGTGCCGGCAATGGAATTTACAGTAGGGGAGCTTTTCTTGAGGCCTTAGAATCATATTCTCGTTTCGGTAGAGTTGGATCGACCGATGACTCTAGGCGTGAGATTGCAGCGTTCTTTGCTCATGTCACGCATGAAACAGGACgtaagtaaatatattattaatgctTCATTCAACTCTTTCCTTTTATGATGCATGCATACACGCATGTTCATTAGACTAAATAACATGTGTTTACTATAGTATATCATTAGACCAAATAGATTAGTGATCATATCTTTTcatcaaacaataataatttcaatcGTCCGATGAGTTGTTGCAACGTtggatataataatattgtcttttgtttttagatttctGCTACATAGAAGAGATAGACGGAGCCTCGAAAGATTACTGCGACGAGAACGCAACACAATATCTATGCAATCCTAACAAAGGCTATTACGGCCGTGGACCGATCCAACTCTCTTGGAATTTCAACTACGGGCCAGCCGGGACAGCAATTGGTTTCGACGGCCTCAATGCACCAGAAACAGTAGCCACGGATCCAGTCATATCCTTCAAAACCGCCTTGTGGTACTGGACCAATAGGGTTCAGCCCGTTATCTATCAAGGTTTTGGTGCAACAATCCGTGCAATTAACGGTGCTTTGGAATGCGACGGGGCCAATACAGCCACCGTTCAAGCTAGAGTTCGCTACTACACTGATTATTGTCGTCAACTTGGCGTTGATCCTGGAAACAACCTCACTtgctaacaaaaataaacatcacATATATCTCTGTATACATcataaataaaagcaaaaagaagacaaagcttTCAGATTGTAATGGCCCATTAATGTTTTGTCCCTTAATGTCGAATACAAAACAGAGTAACTCTCTATACAGAATCCTATGAAAGTAAgtagtttcattatttttgagAAAGACATGGAAAAGCTTTGTTATGATCAACACCATAGTAATGAAGAAAGCCTTTGAAGACATGACCACTTATAGTTACTGTCGCTTGATAACCAATCTCTGCTTGCTCGTTGTTGCTTATCGCTGTTACTCTTGTCCGTCTGAAAACCGCCGGAGCTTCGATTTTTCCCGGTAATCCCTCTTTGAAGCTTCTCTCTGTGAATTCCCCACACAAAGAGACTCATAATTTAGATTTAAAAAGGTTcctttttaattcaatttcatTACCTTGACgagaagtagtagtagtagtctgAAGGATCGAGACATTAGGGGAACTCTGTTTGTCGagtttgagcttcttcttcctctcagaaga
The sequence above is drawn from the Camelina sativa cultivar DH55 chromosome 4, Cs, whole genome shotgun sequence genome and encodes:
- the LOC104781307 gene encoding endochitinase EP3-like → MLTHTMSKSISLVTILLILQSFYYTSKAQNCGCSSELCCSQFGFCGNTSDYCGVGCQQGPCFAPPPANGVSVAEIVTPDFFNGIISQSESSCAGNGIYSRGAFLEALESYSRFGRVGSTDDSRREIAAFFAHVTHETGHFCYIEEIDGASKDYCDENATQYLCNPNKGYYGRGPIQLSWNFNYGPAGTAIGFDGLNAPETVATDPVISFKTALWYWTNRVQPVIYQGFGATIRAINGALECDGANTATVQARVRYYTDYCRQLGVDPGNNLTC
- the LOC104781306 gene encoding protein SHI RELATED SEQUENCE 6, coding for MLGLRNIILLSPPPPQITRPSLSPVIFAAVEENKTEKVCRDCGNRAKKECLFERCRTCCKSRGYNCATHVKSTWVPSSASTRSSSSSSERKKKLKLDKQSSPNVSILQTTTTTSRQERSFKEGLPGKIEAPAVFRRTRVTAISNNEQAEIGYQATVTISGHVFKGFLHYYGVDHNKAFPCLSQK